The Anoplopoma fimbria isolate UVic2021 breed Golden Eagle Sablefish chromosome 20, Afim_UVic_2022, whole genome shotgun sequence genome includes a window with the following:
- the LOC129109036 gene encoding inner centromere protein-like, with translation MTLLTLMTLLTLLTLMTQTGERGQRTENREQENREQENRGQRTEDRRTENRRTEDRRTENREQENREQENRGQEDREQENRGQENREQENRGQENREQENRGQITGEQRTGEQRTGEQRTGEQRTGEQRTEDRRTENRRTEDRRTGEQRTGEHKTGEQRTENRGQRTGEQRTGEQRTGEQRTGEQRTDNRGQENRGQENRGQRTEDRRT, from the exons ATGACGTTGTTGACGCTGATGACGCTGTTGACGTTGTTGACGTTGATGACGCAGACAG GTGAACgaggacagagaacagagaacagagaacaggagaacagagaacaggagaacagaggacagagaacagaggacaggagaacagagaacaggagaacagaggacaggagaacagagaacagagaacaggagaacagagaacaggagaacagaggacaggaggacagagaacaggagaacagaggacaggagaacagagaacaggagaacagaggacaggagaacagagaacaggagaacagaggacagataacaggagaacagagaacaggagaacagaggacaggagaacagagaacaggagaacagaggacaggagaacagagaacagaggacaggaggacagagaacaggagaacagaggacaggagaacaggagaacagaggacaggagaacataagacaggagaacagaggacagagaacagaggacagagaacaggagaacagaggacaggagaacagagaacaggagaacagaggacaggagaacagaggacagataacagaggacaggagaacagaggacaggagaacagaggacagagaacagaggacaggagaacataa